In Actinomycetota bacterium, one DNA window encodes the following:
- a CDS encoding phage terminase small subunit P27 family produces MSKESKEIWAALNATWMLEPSDLVLLQVALEAYDRYREAWEAIQEEGLVVTDPSGRQRANPLLQVEKEARLAFFRAWKQLGFNEEPPGPLGRPPGR; encoded by the coding sequence TTGAGTAAGGAATCGAAGGAGATCTGGGCGGCGCTAAACGCCACGTGGATGTTGGAGCCGTCCGACCTGGTCTTGTTGCAGGTGGCCCTGGAGGCCTACGACCGATACCGGGAGGCGTGGGAGGCGATACAAGAAGAAGGCCTCGTCGTCACCGACCCTTCCGGGCGCCAGCGGGCTAACCCCCTCCTGCAGGTGGAGAAAGAAGCCCGGCTCGCCTTCTTTCGGGCCTGGAAACAGTTAGGCTTCAACGAGGAGCCGCCCGGCCCGCTGGGGCGGCCCCCGGGGAGGTGA
- a CDS encoding HNH endonuclease, whose translation MGKALKGGRFKPQSASRKRKGGRDALDNLTALCRECHERIHGRGR comes from the coding sequence TTGGGAAAGGCGCTCAAAGGCGGACGATTTAAGCCCCAAAGCGCCTCAAGAAAGAGAAAAGGAGGAAGGGACGCCCTGGATAATCTTACGGCACTATGCCGTGAGTGTCATGAGAGAATTCATGGTAGGGGTAGGTAA
- a CDS encoding DUF3987 domain-containing protein has translation MRVIEPHTEADPVALLAYLLAGFGNLTGRGPHFVAEADRHHTNLFFVLVGETAKGRKDSARGQVLRLLETVDPTWKDRVVHGLSSGEGLIHTVRDGNGDDDLGVGDKRLFVIESEFASPLKVMRREGNTLSVVIRNAWDRGDLRVLTRRDPLKATDAHVSVVGHVTRDEVLRHLTETEAGNGFGNRFIWLCVRRSKCLPEGGNLSQVDFAPLLRRLKDAVDFARDTAEVRRDDEARQVWAEVYPELSEGKPGLLGAMIARSEAQVMRLATLYALLDCSPVIRRIHLHAALSLWDYAEASARYVFGDRFGDPVADDILAALGGAYPEGMTRTGISAFLSRNISSERIRRALAGLMAVGLITYERVETDGRPAELFRYAGIRNKRKKRNKGGMTGLNSFNSFIS, from the coding sequence GTGCGGGTTATAGAGCCCCACACCGAGGCCGACCCCGTGGCGCTGTTGGCCTACTTGCTGGCAGGTTTTGGGAACCTAACAGGCCGGGGGCCACATTTCGTGGCGGAAGCCGACCGCCACCATACTAACCTGTTCTTCGTCCTCGTCGGAGAGACCGCCAAGGGGCGGAAGGACAGCGCACGGGGCCAGGTCCTCCGTCTCCTGGAAACAGTAGACCCCACATGGAAGGACCGGGTGGTCCACGGCCTTTCCTCCGGGGAGGGGCTCATCCACACGGTGCGAGACGGCAACGGCGACGATGACCTCGGCGTTGGAGATAAGCGCCTCTTCGTCATCGAGAGCGAATTCGCTTCCCCGTTGAAGGTTATGCGCCGCGAGGGGAACACCCTCTCCGTGGTAATTCGCAACGCCTGGGATCGTGGGGATCTGCGGGTGCTGACCCGGCGTGACCCACTGAAAGCCACCGACGCCCACGTTTCTGTCGTCGGCCATGTCACGAGAGACGAGGTGTTGCGCCACCTAACAGAGACGGAAGCGGGCAATGGCTTCGGCAACCGGTTTATTTGGCTGTGCGTGCGTCGCTCCAAGTGTCTCCCAGAGGGTGGCAATCTGTCCCAAGTGGACTTCGCGCCTCTCCTCCGTCGCCTCAAGGATGCCGTCGACTTCGCGCGGGACACGGCCGAGGTTCGCCGGGACGATGAGGCTCGTCAGGTGTGGGCTGAGGTATACCCCGAACTTTCCGAGGGGAAACCCGGCCTGCTGGGGGCCATGATCGCCCGGTCGGAGGCGCAAGTGATGCGCCTCGCCACCCTGTACGCGCTCCTAGACTGCTCGCCGGTCATCCGCCGCATCCACCTGCACGCGGCCCTCTCGTTATGGGATTACGCCGAAGCGTCGGCGAGATACGTCTTCGGTGACCGCTTCGGGGATCCTGTAGCCGATGACATTCTGGCCGCCCTCGGGGGGGCATACCCCGAGGGGATGACCCGGACCGGGATTTCGGCCTTTCTGTCTCGCAACATTTCCAGCGAAAGGATCAGGCGTGCGCTCGCTGGCCTCATGGCGGTCGGGCTTATTACTTACGAACGGGTGGAGACAGACGGTCGACCTGCGGAGCTCTTCCGATATGCGGGCATACGAAATAAACGAAAAAAACGAAATAAGGGGGGAATGACGGGGCTTAATTCGTTTAATTCGTTTATTTCGTAA
- a CDS encoding helix-turn-helix domain-containing protein produces MSGKRRSSVKGGGLLTVEQAAQALNVPVGEVYRLLQRGEIPAIRLGRYWRIPPDIVGRLIREGGGGGGDEKA; encoded by the coding sequence ATGAGTGGGAAGAGAAGGTCGTCGGTAAAGGGTGGCGGGTTGCTCACGGTTGAACAGGCCGCCCAGGCCCTCAACGTGCCGGTGGGGGAGGTTTACAGGTTGCTCCAGCGCGGGGAAATTCCGGCCATCCGGCTTGGCCGTTATTGGAGAATTCCGCCCGACATCGTAGGGAGGCTAATCCGCGAGGGAGGAGGTGGAGGGGGCGATGAGAAAGCCTAA